A genomic region of uncultured Paludibaculum sp. contains the following coding sequences:
- a CDS encoding carboxypeptidase-like regulatory domain-containing protein codes for MKPQRNRIVRYKYLVSALILAIGTAAAQPERNGSIAGQVVNAATGAPLNRVTVNIMVEGRPNIRGMAPTAADGNFVLRALPPGEYVIHASKAGYAGMTYGARQPESPGQVIILGPNENKSGLVIRLWRYSTIAGTVIGAGGGLPTGSSVTAYRQEFPRGKPGWVRKRDSPIDDRGRYRLSNLQPGRYIVSARQIVEPAQYANAPRSPEEPDLQPVPAVTYHPSSVIQQEAVAVDLAPGATVRDIDIAVQALTPTRLSVRTQLPPGVNQEPTRPVEGQPYRPGFYAPVWIRDVASGPAAPLQSITANARPTPMPLALLPGRYRLSSSAEFEGKCYAAQQEVTLAGGLVEVELVYAPCINLAGHLRIVGPGSHAGAGLRVDLVPGEPVPTWARSAEVQPDGSFVIKNVPPGIWDIGARPVPRDGYVQSMMLGKLDVLTQEMVITTETSDSLEIVLSTRAAQLRGRVEGGLATAVLAAPQGEAARVLSFYGLSGVDEKGEFEIRNLTPGSYRIYAFESMTPLAWFDPEFLKGYPGQGTLVELAEGQAPDIKVTAIPGAAAERRTQ; via the coding sequence ATGAAGCCGCAACGCAACCGAATAGTCCGGTATAAGTATCTCGTTAGCGCATTAATCCTGGCAATCGGCACGGCGGCCGCCCAGCCGGAGCGCAACGGTTCCATTGCGGGACAGGTAGTGAACGCCGCGACAGGCGCGCCGCTGAACCGGGTGACTGTGAACATTATGGTGGAAGGCCGGCCGAATATTCGCGGCATGGCGCCGACGGCCGCCGATGGCAATTTCGTGCTGCGCGCGCTGCCGCCCGGCGAATATGTGATCCACGCGTCGAAAGCCGGATATGCCGGAATGACCTATGGCGCCCGCCAGCCCGAGTCCCCGGGCCAAGTCATCATCCTGGGCCCGAACGAGAACAAATCGGGGCTCGTGATTCGCCTCTGGCGCTACAGCACCATCGCAGGCACCGTCATCGGCGCAGGGGGCGGCCTCCCTACGGGATCGTCCGTCACGGCGTACCGCCAGGAGTTCCCACGCGGCAAACCAGGCTGGGTCCGCAAACGAGACAGCCCCATTGACGACCGGGGGCGGTACCGCCTCTCGAACCTCCAGCCCGGTCGTTACATCGTGTCCGCCAGGCAGATCGTTGAACCCGCCCAATATGCAAACGCGCCCCGTTCGCCCGAGGAGCCCGACCTGCAACCGGTGCCGGCAGTCACGTACCATCCCTCCAGCGTGATCCAGCAGGAAGCCGTTGCCGTGGATCTTGCGCCTGGCGCCACGGTGCGCGATATCGACATCGCCGTGCAGGCCCTGACGCCCACCAGGCTGAGTGTCCGAACGCAGCTGCCGCCCGGGGTCAATCAGGAACCCACCAGACCTGTGGAAGGTCAACCATACCGGCCCGGGTTCTACGCACCGGTCTGGATCCGGGACGTTGCCAGTGGACCGGCGGCCCCACTACAAAGCATCACCGCCAACGCGAGGCCGACGCCTATGCCGCTGGCCCTGCTGCCGGGCCGGTACCGGCTTTCGAGCTCGGCCGAATTCGAAGGGAAGTGCTATGCGGCTCAACAGGAAGTGACTCTGGCCGGAGGGCTGGTCGAGGTCGAGCTGGTGTACGCACCCTGCATCAATCTGGCCGGCCACCTGCGAATTGTCGGTCCAGGCTCGCATGCCGGCGCCGGCCTGCGTGTGGATCTGGTGCCGGGCGAACCGGTGCCCACCTGGGCCAGGAGCGCCGAAGTGCAACCGGACGGCTCCTTTGTGATCAAGAATGTCCCACCCGGCATCTGGGATATCGGAGCACGCCCTGTGCCTCGGGACGGCTATGTGCAGTCGATGATGCTGGGCAAACTGGATGTCCTCACTCAAGAGATGGTCATCACTACGGAGACCAGCGATTCCCTGGAGATTGTGCTGAGCACCCGCGCGGCGCAACTTCGCGGCCGTGTGGAGGGCGGCCTCGCGACGGCGGTCCTGGCCGCGCCGCAGGGTGAAGCGGCACGTGTCCTCTCCTTCTACGGGCTGTCCGGAGTGGACGAAAAGGGGGAGTTCGAGATCCGCAACCTCACGCCCGGCTCCTACCGGATCTACGCCTTCGAATCGATGACTCCACTTGCCTGGTTCGATCCGGAGTTTCTGAAGGGCTATCCGGGTCAAGGCACGCTGGTGGAACTGGCGGAGGGGCAGGCTCCGGACATCAAAGTGACGGCGATCCCGGGCGCCGCGGCAGAAAGGCGGACCCAATAG
- a CDS encoding carboxypeptidase-like regulatory domain-containing protein, with protein sequence MPRWLLSFIVCAIAVRGQSSAYPGNQGRPQSQPLSERGSVSGRVVDAASGEPIAGARVTIGGTSKTDSAKLATSDPAGGFLAGGLTPGSYFVSASHSEYPGALNLAQAGTRIEVRAGKETTGITVSLKPAGTISGVVLDDGGEPLSQCGVSLLPVPLGGAVPPEAGRVSTDDKGRFLLESVAPDRYLVVVSCEQDLPAEHILDVVGLNGFEPGETWQRTFYQNGTTRSDAAEISVASGAEVNLEFQLRSVPVHTIRGTVTPAPGLSWSTAPEIRLIPEGPDTEDSREWTDYLNVETGGFRFEMIPRGAYSLTAWTTDQFGRLLVSEAGKVVVGPAAPPPVQLQLRISTTVFGKVERPDSGTATVAPASAGQRIPPGGVPPMESPRTASAGILTLMPARPGGPFTTLTGRVSPQVGSFQIPGVAPGRWLVRYEQPQQPAWVESMQYGEAPVVNQEIEVTPDSPAILKMRTNPKLPNLQLEYVDIAAAAKSSCALQAVPDGEGSRGMPIRSDAGGSDRLVPGRYHLFGVEQQEGGVSLNERALRLLGRQVTSVEVVGGRDQTLQVRCFPAEEVQKIINHYIAGDSRGGSASPLADSSRRVIVNS encoded by the coding sequence ATGCCACGATGGCTGCTTTCCTTCATCGTCTGTGCGATAGCGGTCCGGGGCCAGAGCAGCGCGTATCCCGGCAACCAGGGCCGGCCGCAGAGTCAACCGCTCTCGGAGCGAGGCTCGGTGAGCGGGCGTGTGGTCGACGCGGCGTCGGGTGAACCCATTGCCGGCGCCCGGGTGACGATCGGCGGCACTTCCAAGACCGACAGCGCGAAGCTGGCCACCAGCGACCCGGCAGGAGGATTCTTGGCGGGCGGCCTGACCCCGGGCTCATACTTTGTGAGCGCCTCGCACAGCGAGTACCCGGGCGCACTCAATCTGGCGCAGGCCGGCACTCGCATTGAAGTCCGGGCCGGCAAGGAGACCACTGGAATCACGGTGAGTCTGAAGCCGGCGGGAACCATCTCCGGAGTCGTACTGGACGACGGCGGAGAACCTCTTTCCCAATGCGGCGTCTCCCTGCTGCCTGTGCCGCTGGGTGGCGCGGTTCCACCGGAAGCCGGCCGTGTCTCGACTGACGACAAAGGCCGCTTCCTCCTGGAATCCGTCGCACCGGACCGCTACTTGGTGGTGGTGTCCTGCGAACAGGATCTTCCGGCCGAGCACATCCTGGACGTTGTCGGCCTGAACGGATTCGAGCCAGGAGAAACGTGGCAGCGCACGTTCTATCAGAACGGCACAACCCGCTCGGACGCCGCCGAGATCAGCGTCGCCTCCGGAGCCGAGGTGAACCTGGAGTTCCAGCTGAGGTCCGTCCCGGTCCACACCATCCGGGGCACGGTGACACCGGCTCCGGGCCTGTCCTGGTCGACGGCACCGGAGATCCGCCTGATCCCTGAGGGGCCAGACACCGAGGATTCACGGGAGTGGACCGACTACCTCAACGTGGAAACGGGGGGCTTCCGTTTCGAGATGATCCCGCGCGGTGCCTACAGCCTCACAGCCTGGACGACCGATCAGTTCGGGCGCCTGCTAGTCTCGGAGGCCGGCAAGGTGGTGGTCGGACCGGCCGCGCCGCCGCCGGTCCAGCTCCAGTTGCGTATCAGCACGACGGTCTTCGGCAAGGTAGAGCGGCCGGATTCCGGAACCGCCACGGTGGCACCTGCCTCCGCCGGTCAGCGAATTCCGCCGGGAGGAGTGCCGCCCATGGAATCTCCACGAACAGCTTCCGCGGGCATTCTCACGTTGATGCCCGCCCGGCCGGGGGGCCCGTTCACAACGCTCACCGGTCGGGTCAGTCCCCAGGTTGGAAGCTTTCAGATCCCCGGAGTGGCACCGGGCCGCTGGCTGGTCCGCTATGAGCAACCGCAGCAGCCCGCGTGGGTGGAGTCCATGCAATATGGGGAAGCGCCGGTTGTGAACCAGGAGATCGAAGTGACGCCGGATTCGCCCGCAATCCTGAAAATGCGCACAAATCCCAAGCTGCCCAATCTGCAATTGGAGTATGTCGACATTGCCGCGGCTGCCAAGTCCAGTTGTGCGCTTCAGGCGGTTCCGGACGGAGAAGGCAGCCGGGGCATGCCCATCCGCTCGGATGCCGGCGGTAGCGACAGATTAGTGCCCGGACGATACCATTTGTTCGGCGTGGAACAACAGGAAGGCGGCGTGAGTCTGAATGAACGCGCGCTCCGGCTTCTCGGCAGGCAGGTGACTTCTGTGGAAGTCGTGGGCGGCCGGGATCAGACCCTCCAAGTGAGATGCTTCCCGGCGGAGGAGGTCCAGAAGATCATCAATCACTACATCGCCGGAGATTCACGCGGAGGCAGCGCATCACCCCTTGCGGATTCCTCCAGGCGTGTCATAGTAAATAGTTGA
- a CDS encoding carboxypeptidase-like regulatory domain-containing protein, with product MDRYKIATILLVLAAAPAAAQPERTSSIAGRVVDATTGVPLRRAAVTISMDDRSDVRGMSPTGDDGEFLLRALPPGRFRIQAAKPGYATMCYGASQPDKAGQVVELAPSESKSGLVIGLVPLGAISGSARSADGSAMMRGLVQAYRYDSAREKPAWVAVGRADLDNRGRFRLFGLRPGRYIVRVTPSTLPEFPDSREPGPKVAPAYYPSSVSEADAVALDLGPGAEITGADVSLQPVVPAWISVLVQLPPGIEPAPAGTPASQPKPAPIFTVWITPADSSDGDPTQTFVADSRQWTKSNPLVPGRYVVTGLGIVEGKRYAARQEVNVTGGISQLSLPFRAGVDLKGRVHFVGSPPVDATKMSLMVISAELGSLRVSAGSISPEGLFRLIDVPPGRWSIFSDSIPRNGHYRSMTMGSKDVRRGMLITPETREDLDIVITAGPAPLVGQVEQGVATVVLAAPQGSLAGIQQFYATAPVDKAGHFEFLGLEPVGYKLYAFEELAPQAWLDPWFLKEYESVSVHVQVTEDALPQFKLKAIPRTSPERKGR from the coding sequence ATGGACCGATACAAGATCGCCACAATCCTACTCGTCCTGGCAGCCGCCCCGGCCGCCGCTCAACCGGAGCGCACCAGCTCGATTGCGGGCCGGGTGGTGGACGCGACAACCGGCGTGCCCCTGCGCCGGGCTGCGGTGACGATCTCAATGGACGACCGCTCCGATGTGCGGGGTATGTCGCCCACCGGTGATGACGGCGAGTTCCTGCTGCGCGCCCTGCCGCCCGGACGCTTCCGGATTCAGGCCGCCAAACCCGGCTACGCAACGATGTGCTACGGAGCCAGCCAGCCGGATAAAGCCGGCCAAGTCGTTGAGCTCGCCCCCAGTGAAAGCAAATCCGGCCTTGTCATCGGACTCGTACCCCTTGGCGCAATCAGCGGCAGCGCACGATCCGCCGACGGCTCCGCAATGATGCGCGGCTTGGTCCAAGCCTACAGATACGATTCGGCCCGCGAGAAACCGGCCTGGGTGGCCGTGGGCCGCGCCGACCTGGACAATCGCGGCCGCTTCCGCCTCTTCGGCCTGCGTCCCGGACGGTACATCGTGCGAGTTACTCCATCGACTCTCCCGGAGTTTCCCGATAGCCGGGAACCCGGCCCGAAGGTCGCCCCCGCTTACTATCCATCCAGTGTGTCGGAGGCGGATGCGGTCGCGCTGGATCTGGGTCCAGGCGCCGAAATAACCGGAGCGGATGTGTCCCTCCAGCCGGTTGTGCCCGCCTGGATCAGCGTTCTCGTGCAACTGCCGCCCGGCATCGAGCCGGCGCCAGCCGGCACTCCCGCATCCCAGCCAAAGCCGGCACCGATCTTCACTGTCTGGATCACCCCGGCGGACAGCTCCGATGGGGACCCCACTCAAACTTTCGTGGCGGATTCACGGCAGTGGACGAAATCGAATCCCCTGGTTCCCGGCCGCTATGTGGTCACGGGCCTGGGCATCGTGGAAGGCAAACGCTACGCGGCACGCCAGGAGGTGAACGTGACGGGAGGCATCTCACAATTGAGCCTGCCTTTCCGTGCCGGAGTCGACCTCAAGGGTCGAGTGCACTTCGTCGGATCTCCACCCGTCGATGCAACAAAGATGAGCCTGATGGTAATCTCGGCGGAACTGGGTTCGCTGCGGGTGAGCGCAGGCTCTATCAGCCCCGAGGGCTTGTTCCGCCTCATCGACGTGCCCCCGGGCCGTTGGAGCATCTTCAGCGACTCCATACCAAGGAACGGCCATTACAGGTCCATGACCATGGGCAGCAAGGACGTCCGCAGAGGCATGCTAATCACACCCGAAACTCGAGAGGACTTGGACATCGTGATCACCGCAGGGCCCGCCCCTCTGGTCGGTCAGGTGGAACAAGGAGTGGCCACCGTCGTGCTCGCCGCTCCGCAGGGAAGCCTGGCGGGCATCCAGCAATTCTACGCCACCGCGCCCGTGGACAAGGCCGGCCATTTCGAATTCCTTGGCCTGGAGCCCGTCGGCTACAAGCTCTATGCTTTCGAGGAACTCGCCCCGCAGGCATGGCTCGACCCCTGGTTTCTCAAGGAATACGAAAGCGTCAGCGTGCATGTCCAGGTCACGGAAGACGCCCTGCCGCAATTCAAACTGAAGGCCATTCCCCGAACTTCCCCAGAAAGGAAGGGGCGCTGA
- a CDS encoding carboxypeptidase-like regulatory domain-containing protein translates to MVAASAAAQPERTSSIAGRVVDATSGAPLRRAAVTIILDGRRDVRGMAPTDADGQFLLRLLPAGRYRIEVSKLGYAVMNYGARFPSNPGQIVTVGPNENKSGLIIRLPLLGAISGSIVAAGGGPAKGAFVQAYRRIYRRGQLDWSPEGSARTNNAGQYRIIHLPAGHYIVSARQSEAPPDDKPTPAVRPEPAPRQVPALTFHPATPVRGEATPILLGTAGEAMGINVSIQEMEPIRLSLPFFGLPGGSSPFVQRANGALTARPFIPARIREVNGESGYRLQIAAGPERRFETLALAPGRYVIASATEAAGVLYSARQEVNLTGGTLEVPLYFRAAPAVKGRVRLEGPNGGDLSRMRVRLTGSETGILRMESAKVQSDGSFSIPAVAAGMWELAVDAIPPGGHIKSATLGRTDVLTGELLVINDNRDPLEIVVSMVSAQLRGRVDDRRATVVLAAPQGDRAGMPRFHSTVGLDEEGSFEFRALPPGAYTIYAFEELAPQAWLDPEFLPHYAGLGTPVELREGRAPEIVVKTIVGSTATRRVQ, encoded by the coding sequence GTGGTAGCCGCCTCGGCCGCAGCCCAACCCGAGCGCACCAGCTCCATCGCGGGCCGGGTGGTGGATGCGACCTCCGGCGCGCCCCTACGCCGGGCGGCGGTGACCATCATTCTCGACGGCCGCAGAGACGTGCGTGGAATGGCGCCTACCGATGCCGATGGCCAATTCCTGCTTCGGCTGCTGCCGGCAGGCCGTTACCGGATCGAGGTCTCCAAACTCGGCTACGCCGTCATGAACTACGGAGCCAGGTTCCCGTCCAATCCAGGCCAGATTGTGACGGTGGGCCCCAACGAGAACAAGTCCGGGCTCATCATTCGGCTCCCGCTATTGGGCGCGATCAGTGGGAGTATCGTTGCGGCCGGCGGGGGCCCGGCCAAGGGCGCATTCGTCCAGGCATACCGGCGCATCTACCGACGCGGCCAGTTGGATTGGAGCCCCGAAGGCAGCGCGAGAACCAATAATGCGGGCCAGTATCGGATCATCCATTTGCCGGCCGGACACTACATCGTATCGGCCCGGCAGAGCGAGGCGCCCCCAGACGACAAGCCCACGCCGGCGGTTCGCCCGGAGCCGGCTCCGCGGCAAGTTCCGGCACTCACCTTCCATCCCGCCACGCCGGTTCGAGGCGAGGCCACTCCTATCCTGCTGGGTACGGCCGGTGAGGCGATGGGCATCAATGTGTCGATCCAGGAGATGGAACCGATCCGGCTGAGCCTCCCGTTCTTCGGACTGCCCGGCGGGAGCAGCCCGTTTGTCCAGCGAGCCAATGGGGCGCTCACAGCGCGCCCATTCATCCCCGCACGAATCCGGGAAGTGAACGGAGAATCGGGGTACCGGCTGCAAATCGCGGCAGGCCCCGAGCGGCGCTTCGAGACGCTTGCGCTGGCACCAGGGAGATATGTGATTGCGAGCGCCACCGAGGCAGCGGGCGTACTCTATTCGGCCCGCCAGGAAGTGAACCTGACAGGCGGCACCCTCGAAGTGCCTCTCTACTTTCGAGCGGCCCCGGCCGTAAAGGGCCGCGTCCGGCTGGAAGGCCCGAACGGTGGAGACCTGTCCAGGATGCGGGTCCGGCTGACCGGCTCCGAAACCGGCATCCTGCGCATGGAATCCGCAAAGGTGCAGTCTGACGGTTCGTTCTCGATCCCAGCGGTTGCTGCCGGCATGTGGGAACTGGCGGTGGATGCCATCCCCCCGGGCGGCCACATCAAATCGGCCACCCTCGGCCGGACCGATGTCCTGACCGGAGAACTCCTGGTCATTAATGACAACCGCGACCCGTTGGAGATTGTGGTGAGCATGGTGAGCGCTCAACTCCGGGGCCGTGTGGACGACCGCCGAGCGACCGTGGTCCTTGCCGCCCCACAGGGAGACCGGGCCGGAATGCCGCGTTTCCATTCGACGGTTGGCCTGGATGAGGAGGGCAGCTTCGAGTTCCGCGCTTTGCCCCCGGGCGCATACACAATCTACGCGTTCGAAGAACTGGCCCCGCAGGCATGGCTTGATCCGGAGTTCCTGCCGCACTACGCAGGGCTGGGCACGCCCGTGGAATTGCGCGAAGGCCGGGCTCCGGAGATCGTCGTCAAAACGATAGTGGGCTCCACCGCCACGAGAAGGGTGCAGTGA
- a CDS encoding carboxypeptidase-like regulatory domain-containing protein, which produces MRCSILLCLLLLPAAAQTSPIGQPGGESRSPRPLGSVSGRILDAYTGEPVAGARVMAFNLRAPGPMVAGMSNADGRFSLAGLPPGPQYVQAMHPNYPGLLGLPQGGVYIGVQPDRETTDVAVKLLPAGVASGRVRDDSGEPICNCVVILTQAQMGNSQPQVIASGTTDDRGEFRLAPIPPDRYVLSTECTARLPEEYPLDVVGPYGMEPREAWPRVYYPGSRTRAGATEFGVAPGGEQKIEFRLKRQRVGNLRGVLTPIPAGTWSDPPRIYLVPSAPEESANYKVTGINRGNNSFYFQSVPPGSYELKASAQRGSRESASFASLHFTMGPATPPPVTLQLHPTMVVKGKVDAPPQALAGTGQGKSISYVTLNPPTFSEHMLALSGTIDTRDGSFQIAGVTPGRWTIGYGSSLGPTWIEAMQFGGTPVNGRTIEVTADSSAELRLSISSKFPTAQLELQMRSASPDTYWMVQALRASGSIIERPVQAGSGFAGEKLRWGLLPPGQYYVSGVPQSYSGEMINQRLAELLRRELQPVEIPSTSGKAISVPCFSYEEIQRIATAYITGEAQ; this is translated from the coding sequence GTGCGCTGCTCAATCCTGCTGTGCCTGCTGTTGCTCCCCGCCGCGGCCCAGACATCGCCAATCGGCCAACCAGGCGGAGAGTCGCGCTCGCCCCGGCCGTTGGGCTCTGTCAGCGGCCGCATCCTGGACGCCTACACTGGCGAGCCGGTTGCCGGCGCCAGGGTGATGGCCTTCAACCTCCGCGCCCCGGGGCCGATGGTGGCAGGAATGAGCAACGCCGACGGACGGTTCTCCCTGGCTGGCCTGCCGCCCGGTCCCCAGTATGTGCAGGCGATGCATCCGAACTACCCTGGCCTGCTCGGCCTGCCGCAGGGAGGAGTCTATATCGGTGTCCAACCGGACAGGGAAACCACGGATGTCGCGGTGAAGCTCTTACCGGCCGGAGTCGCTTCGGGCCGGGTGCGGGACGACAGCGGCGAACCGATCTGCAACTGCGTGGTGATCCTCACGCAGGCCCAGATGGGCAATTCACAGCCCCAGGTCATCGCCTCGGGAACCACCGATGACAGAGGAGAGTTCCGCCTCGCCCCCATCCCGCCTGACCGCTACGTGCTGTCGACCGAGTGCACGGCGAGACTCCCCGAAGAATACCCACTGGACGTCGTAGGACCGTATGGCATGGAGCCCCGGGAGGCCTGGCCACGTGTCTACTATCCGGGCAGCCGGACCCGGGCTGGCGCCACCGAATTCGGAGTCGCGCCCGGGGGTGAACAGAAGATCGAGTTCCGTCTCAAGCGCCAACGGGTGGGCAACCTCAGAGGCGTTCTGACTCCCATACCTGCCGGCACCTGGAGCGACCCACCCAGAATCTACCTCGTGCCCTCCGCGCCAGAAGAATCCGCGAACTACAAGGTTACGGGTATCAACCGGGGGAACAATTCCTTCTACTTCCAATCCGTCCCTCCGGGCAGCTACGAGCTAAAGGCCTCAGCCCAACGCGGGAGTCGGGAATCCGCAAGCTTCGCCAGCTTGCATTTCACCATGGGCCCGGCCACGCCGCCGCCCGTCACGCTGCAACTGCACCCCACGATGGTCGTGAAAGGAAAAGTCGACGCTCCGCCCCAAGCACTCGCCGGTACAGGCCAAGGGAAATCCATCTCTTACGTGACCCTGAATCCGCCGACGTTCTCCGAGCATATGCTAGCCCTCAGCGGGACAATCGACACGCGGGACGGGTCTTTCCAGATAGCCGGAGTGACACCCGGCCGCTGGACGATAGGCTACGGCTCCAGCCTCGGACCAACCTGGATCGAAGCCATGCAATTTGGCGGTACACCCGTGAACGGCCGGACGATCGAAGTTACCGCCGATTCGTCCGCCGAACTGCGCCTCAGCATTAGCAGCAAGTTCCCCACCGCTCAGCTCGAATTGCAGATGCGCTCGGCGTCTCCTGACACCTATTGGATGGTCCAGGCCCTCCGAGCAAGCGGCTCCATAATAGAGCGTCCCGTCCAGGCCGGCTCGGGCTTCGCCGGCGAAAAGCTCAGATGGGGACTTTTACCACCCGGCCAATACTATGTATCCGGAGTACCGCAGTCTTATAGCGGCGAGATGATCAACCAGCGCCTCGCCGAACTCCTTCGCCGTGAATTACAGCCAGTGGAAATCCCCTCGACCAGCGGGAAAGCGATTTCCGTCCCGTGTTTCTCCTACGAAGAAATTCAGCGTATTGCGACGGCCTACATCACAGGAGAAGCGCAGTGA
- a CDS encoding carboxypeptidase-like regulatory domain-containing protein: MRSLLLSLCCCLAAGAQNPGYIGAQAAEQPQQPPGSLSGSVVDAVTGEPVRGASVQLLHYGRGGMSNLKVDGAGQFSAADLQPGQYAVQVNHQAYPGPLGVTPAAVMVQVESGKATTGVVIKLPPGGTISGRILSDDGEPLMNCTLSLTTVPLGGLPVRQGGFGQTNDEGEFRIASIAPDRYLLWTRCGEALPVERLLDRTGPEGLDPGAGWRPSFYPDSPTRSGATSIAVVSGANIELELSMKATPVTTVRGVVVTPAGAAAPEVYRVLLEPEDTATGRNLSLEHSVQGKSGRFRITMVPPGTYRVRAIPLGQRSQPAWYGSRTITVGTTPPPPIRLQMEPAIRISGRVEDPRTEEGATARPAPRMRIGSFADLPAPESPKGSISFTEIDTRQQSQEIRNAQVKAADGTFEVEGLTPGRWRVEYRSFRGPAWIESMQYGEAPNDGQSIEVAQGGASPLLIQLGGKSAELRYELKGAGVASKTTWAIQAIRADGPATMGVNVIGSIVRGQPMLGQPLAPGRYYIFAVEAMLGGSLVNDRVNQLLLRELKVVEVAAGREQTIEVPCFTQEEIRQKIAAFLADDVR, encoded by the coding sequence ATGCGCAGCCTGCTGCTTTCCCTCTGCTGCTGCCTGGCAGCCGGGGCGCAGAATCCAGGGTACATTGGGGCCCAGGCCGCGGAGCAACCGCAGCAGCCGCCGGGCTCGCTGAGCGGCAGTGTAGTGGACGCGGTGACCGGAGAGCCAGTGCGGGGCGCCTCCGTTCAGCTGCTGCACTACGGCCGGGGCGGGATGTCCAACCTAAAGGTGGATGGTGCCGGACAGTTCTCCGCAGCGGATCTGCAGCCGGGCCAATACGCGGTACAGGTGAATCACCAGGCCTATCCGGGGCCGCTGGGCGTGACGCCAGCCGCCGTCATGGTGCAGGTGGAATCCGGCAAGGCAACCACGGGCGTGGTGATCAAACTGCCCCCTGGAGGCACGATCTCGGGCCGGATCCTGAGCGATGACGGGGAACCGCTGATGAACTGCACCCTCTCGCTCACCACAGTGCCGCTCGGCGGCCTGCCGGTGCGCCAGGGTGGATTTGGCCAGACGAACGACGAGGGTGAGTTTCGCATTGCGTCCATCGCCCCCGACCGGTATCTACTGTGGACGCGGTGCGGCGAGGCCCTGCCCGTGGAGCGCCTGCTGGATAGGACCGGGCCCGAGGGCCTGGACCCCGGCGCCGGCTGGCGGCCGAGTTTCTATCCGGACAGCCCAACGAGGAGTGGAGCCACCTCCATCGCGGTGGTCTCCGGCGCCAACATCGAACTGGAGCTGAGCATGAAAGCAACGCCCGTCACCACGGTGAGGGGCGTGGTGGTTACACCCGCGGGAGCCGCGGCGCCGGAGGTTTACCGTGTCCTGCTGGAGCCGGAAGACACTGCCACTGGACGCAATCTCAGCCTGGAGCATTCGGTCCAGGGAAAGTCGGGGCGATTCCGCATTACGATGGTGCCGCCCGGCACCTACCGTGTGAGAGCGATTCCACTTGGGCAGAGATCTCAGCCTGCGTGGTATGGATCGCGGACGATCACGGTCGGGACAACCCCGCCGCCGCCGATCCGCCTGCAGATGGAGCCGGCGATCAGGATCTCAGGGAGAGTGGAAGACCCGCGGACAGAAGAGGGAGCCACCGCTCGGCCGGCCCCCCGCATGCGCATCGGGTCTTTCGCAGATCTGCCTGCCCCGGAGTCGCCCAAAGGCTCGATCTCCTTTACGGAAATCGACACACGGCAGCAATCCCAGGAGATTCGCAACGCGCAGGTCAAGGCAGCGGACGGGACGTTTGAAGTAGAAGGGTTGACGCCGGGCAGATGGCGCGTGGAATATCGCTCCTTCCGGGGCCCGGCCTGGATCGAGTCCATGCAATACGGCGAGGCGCCGAACGACGGCCAGAGCATTGAAGTTGCGCAAGGCGGGGCGTCTCCGCTGCTGATTCAGTTAGGGGGCAAATCGGCCGAACTGCGCTACGAATTGAAGGGGGCGGGCGTCGCATCGAAAACGACCTGGGCGATCCAGGCAATTCGCGCTGACGGGCCCGCGACCATGGGAGTCAATGTCATCGGTAGCATCGTGCGGGGCCAACCCATGCTGGGGCAACCGCTCGCTCCGGGCCGGTATTACATCTTCGCGGTGGAAGCCATGCTTGGCGGCAGCCTGGTCAACGACCGGGTGAACCAATTGCTGCTGCGCGAACTGAAGGTGGTCGAAGTTGCGGCTGGCCGCGAGCAGACCATTGAGGTCCCGTGCTTTACCCAGGAAGAAATCCGGCAGAAGATAGCAGCTTTTCTCGCCGACGATGTCCGCTAA